Proteins from a genomic interval of Parcubacteria group bacterium ADurb.Bin159:
- the aspS gene encoding Aspartate--tRNA ligase, whose amino-acid sequence MERTLAKDTIKKQGEDVRLCGWINTKRKMGKIIFADLRDYSGLVQIVFPSGINEELKKIAEAIKPEYVVEIIGKVVKRPENQINSDLLTGEIEVEIKRGKIISSSLTPPFTIDNEIIRATEETRLTYRYLDLRHKRMKDNLTFRYRLIKSMRDFLDEKGFIEIETPYLTKGTPEGSREYIVPSRLYPGKFYVLPQAPQQFKQLLMIAGMERYFQFARCFRDEDSRGDRQPEFTQLDMEMSFMTEEEILALVEEMVIKTIKENFPEKKIKYPFPHLKAQDVLEKYKTDKPDLRENKDDKDELAFVWIRDFSLFEYSETEKKIVSTHNPFTLPYEEDIPLLDKEPLKVRAHQYDLVCNGCEIAGGALRIYDPNLQYKIFRLLEVNKKEIERKFGKFLKAFEYGAPPHGGIAFGFDRLIMLLRNEPNIREVIAFPKTTDAKDLMLGAPDELPEKQIKEVHWGQPIGGGSF is encoded by the coding sequence ATGGAAAGAACTTTGGCTAAAGATACAATAAAAAAACAGGGAGAGGATGTTCGTTTATGCGGTTGGATAAACACTAAACGGAAAATGGGTAAAATTATTTTTGCTGATTTGCGCGACTATTCGGGGTTAGTTCAAATAGTTTTTCCCTCAGGGATTAATGAAGAATTGAAAAAAATTGCCGAAGCAATTAAACCGGAATACGTGGTGGAAATTATCGGCAAAGTGGTTAAAAGACCAGAAAATCAAATAAATTCCGATTTATTAACCGGAGAAATTGAAGTAGAGATAAAAAGAGGTAAAATTATTTCTTCTTCCCTTACTCCTCCTTTTACTATTGATAATGAAATTATTAGAGCAACAGAAGAAACGCGTCTTACTTACCGTTATTTGGATTTGCGTCATAAGCGAATGAAAGATAATCTAACTTTCCGCTATCGTTTGATTAAAAGTATGAGAGATTTTTTGGATGAAAAGGGCTTTATAGAGATAGAAACCCCTTATTTGACTAAGGGAACTCCGGAGGGCTCAAGAGAATATATTGTGCCCTCACGTCTTTATCCGGGAAAGTTTTATGTTTTGCCTCAAGCGCCACAGCAATTTAAACAATTATTAATGATTGCTGGCATGGAAAGATATTTTCAATTCGCTCGTTGTTTTCGCGATGAAGACAGTCGTGGCGATAGACAGCCGGAATTTACTCAACTAGATATGGAAATGAGTTTTATGACAGAAGAAGAAATTTTAGCTTTAGTGGAAGAAATGGTAATTAAGACAATTAAGGAAAATTTCCCTGAAAAAAAGATTAAATATCCTTTTCCTCATTTAAAAGCCCAAGATGTTTTAGAAAAATATAAAACCGACAAACCTGATTTGCGGGAAAATAAAGATGATAAAGACGAGCTCGCTTTTGTTTGGATTAGAGATTTTTCTTTATTTGAATATAGCGAAACTGAGAAAAAAATAGTTTCTACTCATAATCCTTTTACTCTTCCTTATGAAGAAGATATCCCTCTTTTAGATAAAGAGCCGCTAAAAGTAAGGGCTCATCAATATGATTTAGTTTGTAATGGTTGTGAGATAGCCGGAGGAGCCTTAAGAATATATGATCCAAATCTTCAATATAAAATATTTCGCCTTTTAGAAGTAAATAAAAAAGAGATAGAAAGAAAATTCGGAAAATTTTTAAAAGCTTTTGAATATGGGGCTCCTCCTCACGGGGGTATTGCCTTTGGGTTTGACCGTTTAATAATGCTTTTAAGAAATGAGCCAAATATTAGAGAAGTAATTGCCTTCCCCAAAACAACTGATGCTAAAGATTTGATGCTGGGAGCGCCGGATGAATTGCCTGAAAAGCAAATAAAAGAAGTCCATTGGGGACAGCCCATTGGCGGCGGTTCTTTTTGA